One Mus caroli chromosome 6, CAROLI_EIJ_v1.1, whole genome shotgun sequence genomic window, CTTAAGCAGGAGAGGTTTGTTTTTAACTCCGTCCTGGACCAAACAGGAGATCGCTAAGCTCACACTGCTGCTCGGGACCCTCTCTGGGATGGGCACAAAGGGCTCAGCTGCTTCCTGGAAGCAAGGTTCCAAGTTCTGGGAGGAACTCACCAGACCTCAGCCCTTTGGACAAACCGTCACTGTTTCTAACTTCCTGGTCTCTTCCTAGCTTGATGTTAATGTCCCCAGAGAATTAAGATAAAAGTGAACCAGATGCTGAATGAGAAGTAATACATACATAGTTACTGTATACGTTCCAAAGTCAGATGACCTCCCCTGGGAGTCACGTTTATTCCTAGCTCTGACCGGAAGCATTATACAATATCTTATTTATTAAAACCCTCACCACTTCCCTAACTCGCACCTCCTACCCCCAGCCTTTCTCCCTAACATGTTCCACATACAGATCACTACGAGATGCTGTCTCAATACTGGCAGTACCCTGAGAGCCCAAGGATAAAACTGCATTAATGGCACTTGGCAGATAATCCCATTCTACTTTGAACTGCTCTGAGTTCAAcacagtgaagaaataaataagaatgcaAGAGAAGAGGCCGTAGAAATCCGAGCCTGCCCTTCCCACAATAAAAGAGGCACGGAGATTTCAGGAGTtggtaagaaaacaaaaagtatctATCATCTCTTGCCGGAAGGCCACCAGCTCCCACCGCTTGGGAGCCGCATTAGCACTTGTTTCTCTTCGGGACTGAAGTGCAAGATCGTGAGGATGGCGGTGAGCGTCTGCTGGCGGCCTAGGCTGTCAGGCAGGGTCAGGAAGCGGTAGATGATGTTTTTGAGATATTCCAGGTTGGCTCCCTCCCTGCTCTGGTCCCTCATGTTCTTTTCAATGTGGCTCTGAAGGGCTCCAACCTCCTCTCGATGCCGCTCGCCCTCCTCCAGCAGCCTTTCCTGCAGCTGATGGGCCTCTACCTCTAGCCTGTGTTTCTGCTTCCTCAGAGATGTGATCTCCACCTCCTTGCGGGCCAACTGCTCAGCATAAAGAAAGAAGGTGGGCTCGTTGGCTGCAGCAAGCTGCAGGGCCTGGGTCAAGCTATCTGAGGAAGCTGTGTCAGCTGGGTCCCCAAGACCTCCACCGCCCACTCCTCCCACGGGGCTTCGGCGTCCTGGCAAACCAGAGGACAAGGCCACAGAACGTAGTTGCTCCAGCTCCAAGTCCTTCTCCGCGAGCACAGCCAGGGCCCGGTCCCGCTGCTTGTGTAGCTCCTCCTCCAGTTTCAGTGTGCGGTCCCTGAAGTCCAGCTGGCTGCGCTCCAGTTCCTGCCGATGGAGCTGCTGCAGCCGGgccagttcctgcttccagtcCTCAGCCTCCTGCTGGTGCTGGCGTTCCAGCTCCTCACAGGACAGCCGCAGGGAGATATACTTGTCCTTCAACTCAGCGAGCTGCTCCTGTgctgcctccagctccttcccCAGGTTCCCATCTTTGGTGTTCTTGCTTTTGAGCACAACTTGGGCTCGCATCTTATACCGCTCAAACTCTTCCTTCAGCTGCTTCAGCTCCTGTTGGTAGTAGAGCGCGGTAGCCTTTTCCCCGTCAGCAGCCTCGGAGTTGGCCATTATCTCAGGGTCGCAGAGCTTCTCCACATCCAGGGTCACCTGGCTTTTCCTAGCTGCAACCTGTAGTAGCTTCTTGAGCTTCTCCATCTTGTCCTTCAAGACATTGATATCTAGACTGGATTCATCGCCATGGATGTCAAGAGAGGACCGGCTAGAGGCTGCGAGGGCCAGTGTCTTGTTCTCCAGGTCCAGCTGCAAAAGTCGCTCCTTCAGCTTCTGGATGGCCAGCTGGTCTTTCTGCTTGGCTTTCTCGTAGGTGCCCAGCAGTTCAGACACCTCAGAGATCTGGTTCTCCAGGGC contains:
- the Gcc1 gene encoding GRIP and coiled-coil domain-containing protein 1 is translated as MEKFGMNFGGGPSKKDLLETIETQKKQLLQYQARLKDVVRAYKSLLKEKEALEASIKVLSVSHEADVGLSGVQPPGLTFPDSVDDRCSTHSEDSTGTATSLDTAASLTSVKGEFGVEDDRAARGPLPPKSEEASGSESGVSSSSGDGPSAGSEMDKRVHQLKTQLATLTSSLATVTQEKSRMEASYLADKKKMKQDLEDANKKAEEERGRLEGDLKVLQEQIAETKARLITQQHDRAQEQSDHALMLRELQKLLQEERTQRQDLELRLEETREALAGRAYAADQVEGFELQTKQLTREVEELKGELQTIRDEKNRPDPRLQELQQEAARLKSHFQAQLQQEMRKTALAEDQLRHQSQVEEQRVAALENQISEVSELLGTYEKAKQKDQLAIQKLKERLLQLDLENKTLALAASSRSSLDIHGDESSLDINVLKDKMEKLKKLLQVAARKSQVTLDVEKLCDPEIMANSEAADGEKATALYYQQELKQLKEEFERYKMRAQVVLKSKNTKDGNLGKELEAAQEQLAELKDKYISLRLSCEELERQHQQEAEDWKQELARLQQLHRQELERSQLDFRDRTLKLEEELHKQRDRALAVLAEKDLELEQLRSVALSSGLPGRRSPVGGVGGGGLGDPADTASSDSLTQALQLAAANEPTFFLYAEQLARKEVEITSLRKQKHRLEVEAHQLQERLLEEGERHREEVGALQSHIEKNMRDQSREGANLEYLKNIIYRFLTLPDSLGRQQTLTAILTILHFSPEEKQVLMRLPSGGSWWPSGKR